From Camelina sativa cultivar DH55 chromosome 7, Cs, whole genome shotgun sequence, one genomic window encodes:
- the LOC104700104 gene encoding heterogeneous nuclear ribonucleoprotein 1-like, whose translation MESDQGKLFIGGISWDTDENLLREYFSNFGEVLQVTVMREKVTGRPRGFGFVAFSDPAVIDRVLQDKHHIDNRDVDVKRAMSREEQSPAGRSGNFNASRNFDSGANVRTKKIFVGGLPPALTSDEFRAYFETYGPVTDAVIMIDQTTQRPRGFGFVSFDSEDSVDLVLHKTFHDLNGKQVEVKRALPKDANPGVATGGGGGGRGSAGVGGFPGYGGSAGSGYEGRVDSNRFMQPQNTAGGYPPYGASGYGTGYGYGSNGVGYGGFGGYGNPATAPYGSVPGAGFGSGPRSSWGAQAPSGYGNVGYGNAAPWGGSGPGSAVMGQAGASAGYGSQGYGYGGNDSSYGTPSAYGAVGGRSGNMPNSLGAGGYADASDVSGGYGNHQGINGQAGYGGGYGNGRQAQQQ comes from the exons ATGGAATCAGATCAGGGAAAGCTCTTCATCGGCGGGATTTCATGGGATACCGACGAGAATCTTCTGAGAGAGTACTTCAGCAATTTCGGTGAGGTTTTGCAGGTCACTGTCATGCGTGAGAAAGTTACTGGTCGTCCTCGAGGATTCGGCTTCGTCGCATTCTCGGATCCTGCTGTTATTGATAGGGTTCTTCAGGACAAGCACCATATCGATAATAGAGAT GTTGATGTAAAGAGAGCAATGTCTAGAGAAGAGCAGAGTCCTGCTGGGAGATCAGGGAATTTTAATGCTTCTAGGAATTTTGATAGCGGAGCTAACGTTCGTACTAAGAAGATATTCGTGGGAGGTTTGCCTCCTGCATTAACATCAGATGAATTTCGGGCTTACTTTGAAACTTACGGTCCTGTGACTGATGCAGTCATTATGATTGATCAGACTACGCAACGTCCTAGAGGTTTtggctttgtttcttttgattctgAAGATTCTGTTGACCTTGTTTTGCATAAGACTTTCCACGATTTGAATGGTAAACAAGTAGAAGTTAAACGTGCTCTTCCTAAAGATGCTAACCCTGGAGTCGCcaccggtggtggtggtggtggtcgtgGCAGTGCCGGAGTTGGAGGGTTTCCGGGCTATGGTGGTTCTGCTGGAAGTGGATATGAGGGTCGTGTGGATTCCAATAGATTTATGCAGCCTCAAAACACTGCAGGTGGTTATCCTCCTTACGGTGCTTCTGGGTATGGTACTGGTTATGGTTATGGAAGCAATGGTGTGGGTTACGGAGGTTTTGGTGGGTATGGTAATCCAGCTACTGCGCCTTATGGGAGTGTCCCTGGAGCTGGGTTTGGAAGTGGTCCAAGAAGTTCATGGGGCGCTCAAGCACCATCGGGTTATGGTAATGTGGGTTATGGGAATGCAGCTCCCTGGGGTGGTTCTGGTCCCGGTTCAGCAGTTATGGGTCAAGCTGGTGCATCTGCTGGTTATGGCAGTCAAGGTTATGGCTACGGTGGAAATGATTCCTCATATGGGACTCCATCTGCCTATGGTGCAGTAGGTGGGCGATCTGGAAATATGCCTAACAGCCTTGGGGCTGGAGGCTATGCGGATGCTTCAGATGTCTCTGGAGGTTATGGGAATCACCAAGGGATCAACGGGCAAGCTGGCTATGGTGGAGGTTATGGAAACGGTAGGCAAGCTCAACAACAgtga